One Alligator mississippiensis isolate rAllMis1 chromosome 1, rAllMis1, whole genome shotgun sequence genomic window carries:
- the LOC132247658 gene encoding endogenous retroviral envelope protein HEMO-like, which produces MALISLYITLGYLSITQGGWEKNLYLQISHAVAQAGNKSDCWICSHSPAHLHQGIPMIGVPISLQQWGTINGGFVRHYSLAAHRSAPKEWRAAPANWIISPRVEAPFCYRSNNTGAYNKATPVGHYPHCLTTLDYSPSSTSGILLGNVPSLNCTGFMVYNFSKEPHVALIANRSEFYIHSNFTCNISRSSRITAERGPSYTMHINRKCRIGHNNCRDLSTLSAPGLYWLCGNRAHKILPWNWVGACTLGRVIPGFEMHSAIYLEQVKNFNHHMKRAVNPLATRNTGFHRFVRTFIPWLGVRELELAIINISATMEAMGNATADAIQALQKEISQISQVTIQHRIALDYLLVSQGGVCALVNSTCCVYVNQDMRIETDIRKIRNQLRVLHQVASENTDWGLEEMWSWLTSWLPDFGTLGKKILYGILFVLIVLIMFYVLMQLILCCVKASRGSFSKARKPTAESRIMVLQKCEQIERKHERLHDEIEGLMRMEI; this is translated from the coding sequence atggcactgatatccttatatatcacacttgggtatctcagtatcacccaaggggggtgggagaaaaatttgtatttgcagatctcccatgcggtggctcaagctggaaataaaagtgactgctggatatgctctcacagcccagcacacctacaccaaggaatcccaatgatcggagtaccaatatccctccagcaatggggaacaataaacggcggcttcgttagacactactcgttagctgcccatcggtctgctcctaaagaatggagggccgcccctgctaactggataatctccccaagagtagaggcgcctttctgttacagatccaacaacaccggagcttataataaagccacacctgtaggacactaccctcattgcctaactactctagattatagccctagtagcaccagtggaatcctgttgggtaacgtaccctctctcaattgtacaggattcatggtctacaacttttctaaggaacctcatgttgctctcattgcaaacagatcagaattttacattcactccaattttacttgtaatatatctcggtccagcagaataacagctgaacgtggaccgtcctatacgatgcatatcaatcgaaagtgccggatagggcacaacaactgtcgagatttgagtaccctttctgccccaggcctttactggctctgcggaaacagggctcataaaatcttgccctggaattgggtgggggcatgcactcttggacgtgttatccctggtttcgaaatgcatagtgcaatatatctggaacaagtaaaaaatttcaaccatcacatgaaaagggcggttaaccccttagctaccagaaacacagggttccatcgatttgtgagaaccttcataccgtggcttggagtaagagaattggaactagccataattaacatttcagccacaatggaagctatgggaaatgccactgcggatgcaattcaggctctgcaaaaagagatctcccagatctcacaagtaactatacaacaccgcatagccctagattacctattggtatcccagggaggagtatgtgccttagtaaactccacctgttgtgtctatgtcaatcaggacatgcgaatcgaaactgacattcgcaaaatccgaaatcagttaagggtcctacatcaagtggcctcagaaaatactgactggggtctagaagaaatgtggtcttggctaacctcctggctcccagatttcgggacccttggcaagaaaatcctgtatggaatattgtttgtcttgatagttctgataatgttctatgtcttaatgcaactgatcctctgctgcgtgaaagccagcaggggaagctttagcaaggcaagaaaacccacagcagagtctagaataatggtgttacaaaagtgtgagcagattgaaagaaaacatgaaaggctgcatgatgaaatagaggggctcatgagaatggaaatttaa